The bacterium genome contains the following window.
GGTGATCATGACGTCGGCGCCTTCCATCAGCCCCCGCTCGGCCCCGCGCCCCTGTTCGACCAGTCCCGATTCGGCGAGCTCGATCTCGCCCGCCAGTTCGGCGACTTCGTCCTGGCTCGCCAGCACGATGAAGCGGTCCTCGTTGGCCAGGGCCGTCGACAGCATCTGGCCGATCGCAGCCGCCATGCTCCCGTCGCACTGGCCGGCGTTGGACTTGATCTGGCCGACGACGATGCGGCACTTGTTGTTCTGCTCGGTCAGCCGGTCCTTGGTCCCGGCCGCGGCGGTCCCGGCAGCCAGCAGGCCCAGAAGCGCCAGCGCGACGGCGAGGCGGCCCACGGTTCGACGGTTCATCGTTCACCCTCCGGAATCGGTTAGCCGGCGATCCGGCACGCGAGTAGCGGGCGTCGACGATACCGCCGATCGGCTGAACATGGCAATTCATTGTTGGTGGGCGGCCTTGACGGCGGGGACCCGCCGAGCCGGAAAGAAGAAGGGCGCCTCCCGGGCGCCCTCGGCACGTTCGCCATCCCTAGCGGGCTCAGCCGAACCCGCCGTGGCTGCCGTGGCCGCAACCGCCAACGCCGCCGCTCCCGCCGCCGGCATCCTTGCTGGCGAACGTGGAGAGCTTGCGCTCCGACTTGCGGGCGCCGCAGGCAGGGCAGGCGACCTTCCCCGCCGCGGCCTCGGTCGACGTGCAGAGTTCCTCGTACTCGGCGCCGCAGGCGCGGCAGGTGAACTCGTACATGGGCATGTCACGCACCCCCGGTCTTCGGTCGGTCGTCGTCTTTCGTTTTCGGAGCCCGATCACCGATCGAGCAGCTGGCGGCGCCTCAGGTGGGCACGCCCAGGCGCGGGAAGACCCAGCGCACCAGGGCGAGGTAGATCGCGAGGATGATCAGGGCCTTCGTCACGGCGACTCCCATCGTTCCCTTATATTCCAAGTTCATTGACTACTAATATAGCTGCGCCCCTCCGGACGTCAAGACCGCCGGTCAGAACGTGCCCCGCACCCAGCCGCCGTCACAGGCGACGCACTGGCCGGTGACGTAGGACGCCCCCTGCGACATCAGGAACAGGACCAGCGCCGCCAGCTCCTCGGGGCGGCCCAGACGCCCGGCCGGGATCTCGCGCTCCC
Protein-coding sequences here:
- a CDS encoding zinc ribbon domain-containing protein, whose translation is MPMYEFTCRACGAEYEELCTSTEAAAGKVACPACGARKSERKLSTFASKDAGGGSGGVGGCGHGSHGGFG